A portion of the Daphnia magna isolate NIES linkage group LG4, ASM2063170v1.1, whole genome shotgun sequence genome contains these proteins:
- the LOC116922127 gene encoding 60S ribosomal protein L34: protein MAQRLTYRRRLSYNTASNQRRIVRTPGGRLVYQYKKKQRKIPKCGMCKTTLRGIRPARAHERKRMSLRQKKVYRAYGGCLCHSCVREKIVRAFLIEEQKIVAKVLKAQQAAVKSSKGKV, encoded by the exons ATGGCTCAACGGTTAACTTATCGGAGGCGCCTCTCGTACAACACTGCAAGCAACCAACGTCGCAT TGTGAGAACGCCTGGTGGACGTCTTGTATATCAATACAAGAAGAAGCAAAGGAAGATTCCAAAGTGTGGTATGTGTAAGACCACCCTGAGAGGAATCCGGCCAGCCAGAGCTCATGAGAGGAAAAGGATGTCATTGAGGCAAAAGAAAGTATACCGTGCATATGGAGGATGTCTGTGTCACAGCTGTGTCCGGGAGAA GATTGTCAGAGCATTCTTGATTGAGGAGCAGAAAATAGTAGCCAAAGTGCTGAAGGCTCAGCAGGCTGCTGTGAAATCTTCTAAAGGCAAAGTTTGA